In one Silene latifolia isolate original U9 population chromosome 10, ASM4854445v1, whole genome shotgun sequence genomic region, the following are encoded:
- the LOC141609217 gene encoding CBL-interacting serine/threonine-protein kinase 24-like, with translation MACYVTVLHHRKFVPLLMQRITIEGIRSDLWFRVNYIPVQQGIEEQVNLDDVRVVFDDIEDQYVSEQARNLDRGPLVMNAFKMMTLSQGLNLSALFDRCQL, from the exons ATGGCTTGTTATGTGACTGTTCTTCATCATCGCAAATTTGTTCCTTTGTTAATGCAGCGTATAACCATTGAAGGGATTAGAAGTGACCTCTGGTTTCGGGTTAATTACATTCCTGTTCAACAAGGTATAGAAGAACAAGTAAACCTAGATGACGTTCGTGTTGTCTTCGATGACATTGAG GACCAATATGTAAGTGAGCAAGCTAGGAATCTTGACAGGGGTCCCTTAGTTATGAATGCATTTAAGATGATGACTTTATCTCAAGGTCTTAATCTATCAGCTTTATTCGACAGATGCCAG CTCTAA